One genomic region from Balaenoptera acutorostrata chromosome 1, mBalAcu1.1, whole genome shotgun sequence encodes:
- the CELF3 gene encoding CUGBP Elav-like family member 3 isoform X8: MNRPIQVKPADSESRGEDRKLFVGMLGKQQTDEDVRKMFEPFGTIDECTVLRGPDGTSKGCAFVKFQTHAEAQAAINTLHSSRTLPGASSSLVVKFADTEKERGLRRMQQVATQLGMFSPIALQFGAYSAYTQALMQQQAALVAAHSAYLSPMATMAAVQMQHMAAINANGLIATPITPSSGTSTPPAIAATPVSAIPAALGVNGYSPVPTQPTGQPAPDALYPNGVHPYPAQSPAAPVDPLQQAYAGMQHYTAAYPAAYSLVAPAFPQPPALVAQQPPPPPQQQQQQQQQQQQQREGPDGCNIFIYHLPQEFTDSEILQMFVPFGHVISAKVFVDRATNQSKCFGFVSFDNPASAQAAIQAMNGFQIGMKRLKVQLKRPKDANRPY; this comes from the exons aTGAACAGGCCGATCCAGGTCAAGCCAGCCGACAGCGAGAGCCGAGGAG AAGACCGGAAGCTCTTTGTGGGGATGCTAGGGAAGCAGCAGACAGATGAGGACGTCCGGAAGATGTTCGAGCCTTTCGGGACCATAGACGAGTGCACTGTGCTCCGGGGCCCAGACGGCACCAGCAAAG GCTGCGCCTTCGTGAAGTTCCAGACCCACGCCGAGGCCCAGGCAGCCATCAACACCCTTCACAGCAGCCGGACCCTGCCG GGTGCCTCGTCCAGCCTGGTGGTGAAGTTTGCTGACACGGAGAAGGAGCGAGGTCTCCGCCGAATGCAGCAGGTGGCCACCCAGCTGGGCATGTTCAGCCCCATCGCCCTCCAGTTCGGAGCCTACAGCGCCTACACCCAGGCC CTGATGCAGCAGCAGGCGGCCCTGGTAGCGGCTCACAGTGCCTACCTCAGCCCCATGGCCACCATGGCTGCCGTGCAGATGCAGCACATGGCCGCCATCAATGCCAATGGCCTCATCGCCACCCCCATCACCCCATCCTCAG GAACCAGCACCCCTCCTGCCATCGCTGCCACGCCCGTCTCTGCAATCCCTGCTGCCCTGGGCGTCAACGGCTACAGCCCGGTGCCCACCCAGCCCACTGGGCAGCCTGCCCCTGATGCTCTGTATCCCAACGGGGTTCACCCCTACCCAG CCCAGAGCCCCGCGGCCCCCGTGGACCCCCTGCAGCAGGCCTACGCGGGGATGCAGCACTATACAG CAGCCTACCCGGCAGCCTACAGCCTGGTGGCGCCCGCGTTCCCACAGCCTCCTGCCCTGGTGGCCCAGCAGCCTCCGCCTCccccccagcagcagcagcagcagcagcagcagcagcagcagcaacggGAAG GCCctgatggctgcaacatcttCATCTACCACCTGCCCCAGGAGTTCACCGACTCAGAGATCCTCCAGATGTTTGTCCCCTTTGGCCACGTCATCTCAGCCAAAGTCTTTGTTGACCGGGCCACCAATCAGAGCAAGTGTTTTG GCTTTGTGAGTTTCGACAATCCAGCCAGTGCCCAGGCTGCCATCCAGGCCATGAACGGTTTCCAGATTGGCATGAAGCGCCTCAAAGTCCAGCTAAAGCGGCCTAAGGATGCCAACCGGCCCTACTGA
- the CELF3 gene encoding CUGBP Elav-like family member 3 isoform X3, whose product MKEPDAIKLFVGQIPRHLEEKDLKPIFEQFGRIFELTVIKDKYTGLHKGCAFLTYCARDSALKAQSALHEQKTLPGMNRPIQVKPADSESRGEPSVREDRKLFVGMLGKQQTDEDVRKMFEPFGTIDECTVLRGPDGTSKGCAFVKFQTHAEAQAAINTLHSSRTLPGASSSLVVKFADTEKERGLRRMQQVATQLGMFSPIALQFGAYSAYTQALMQQQAALVAAHSAYLSPMATMAAVQMQHMAAINANGLIATPITPSSGTSTPPAIAATPVSAIPAALGVNGYSPVPTQPTGQPAPDALYPNGVHPYPAQSPAAPVDPLQQAYAGMQHYTAYPAAYSLVAPAFPQPPALVAQQPPPPPQQQQQQQQQQQQQREGPDGCNIFIYHLPQEFTDSEILQMFVPFGHVISAKVFVDRATNQSKCFGFVSFDNPASAQAAIQAMNGFQIGMKRLKVQLKRPKDANRPY is encoded by the exons ATGAAGGAACCGGATGCCATCAAGCTGTTTGTGGGGCAGATACCGAGGCATCTGGAGGAAAAGGACCTGAAACCCATCTTCGAACAGTTTGGTCGGATCTTCGAGCTGACTGTCATCAAGGACAAGTACACCGGGCTGCACAAGG GATGTGCCTTCCTGACATACTGTGCCCGCGATTCAGCCCTGAAGGCCCAGAGCGCCCTGCACGAACAGAAGACGCTTCCAGGG aTGAACAGGCCGATCCAGGTCAAGCCAGCCGACAGCGAGAGCCGAGGAG AGCCATCGGTTCGGG AAGACCGGAAGCTCTTTGTGGGGATGCTAGGGAAGCAGCAGACAGATGAGGACGTCCGGAAGATGTTCGAGCCTTTCGGGACCATAGACGAGTGCACTGTGCTCCGGGGCCCAGACGGCACCAGCAAAG GCTGCGCCTTCGTGAAGTTCCAGACCCACGCCGAGGCCCAGGCAGCCATCAACACCCTTCACAGCAGCCGGACCCTGCCG GGTGCCTCGTCCAGCCTGGTGGTGAAGTTTGCTGACACGGAGAAGGAGCGAGGTCTCCGCCGAATGCAGCAGGTGGCCACCCAGCTGGGCATGTTCAGCCCCATCGCCCTCCAGTTCGGAGCCTACAGCGCCTACACCCAGGCC CTGATGCAGCAGCAGGCGGCCCTGGTAGCGGCTCACAGTGCCTACCTCAGCCCCATGGCCACCATGGCTGCCGTGCAGATGCAGCACATGGCCGCCATCAATGCCAATGGCCTCATCGCCACCCCCATCACCCCATCCTCAG GAACCAGCACCCCTCCTGCCATCGCTGCCACGCCCGTCTCTGCAATCCCTGCTGCCCTGGGCGTCAACGGCTACAGCCCGGTGCCCACCCAGCCCACTGGGCAGCCTGCCCCTGATGCTCTGTATCCCAACGGGGTTCACCCCTACCCAG CCCAGAGCCCCGCGGCCCCCGTGGACCCCCTGCAGCAGGCCTACGCGGGGATGCAGCACTATACAG CCTACCCGGCAGCCTACAGCCTGGTGGCGCCCGCGTTCCCACAGCCTCCTGCCCTGGTGGCCCAGCAGCCTCCGCCTCccccccagcagcagcagcagcagcagcagcagcagcagcagcaacggGAAG GCCctgatggctgcaacatcttCATCTACCACCTGCCCCAGGAGTTCACCGACTCAGAGATCCTCCAGATGTTTGTCCCCTTTGGCCACGTCATCTCAGCCAAAGTCTTTGTTGACCGGGCCACCAATCAGAGCAAGTGTTTTG GCTTTGTGAGTTTCGACAATCCAGCCAGTGCCCAGGCTGCCATCCAGGCCATGAACGGTTTCCAGATTGGCATGAAGCGCCTCAAAGTCCAGCTAAAGCGGCCTAAGGATGCCAACCGGCCCTACTGA
- the CELF3 gene encoding CUGBP Elav-like family member 3 isoform X4, protein MKEPDAIKLFVGQIPRHLEEKDLKPIFEQFGRIFELTVIKDKYTGLHKGCAFLTYCARDSALKAQSALHEQKTLPGMNRPIQVKPADSESRGEDRKLFVGMLGKQQTDEDVRKMFEPFGTIDECTVLRGPDGTSKGCAFVKFQTHAEAQAAINTLHSSRTLPGASSSLVVKFADTEKERGLRRMQQVATQLGMFSPIALQFGAYSAYTQALMQQQAALVAAHSAYLSPMATMAAVQMQHMAAINANGLIATPITPSSGTSTPPAIAATPVSAIPAALGVNGYSPVPTQPTGQPAPDALYPNGVHPYPAQSPAAPVDPLQQAYAGMQHYTAAYPAAYSLVAPAFPQPPALVAQQPPPPPQQQQQQQQQQQQQREGPDGCNIFIYHLPQEFTDSEILQMFVPFGHVISAKVFVDRATNQSKCFGFVSFDNPASAQAAIQAMNGFQIGMKRLKVQLKRPKDANRPY, encoded by the exons ATGAAGGAACCGGATGCCATCAAGCTGTTTGTGGGGCAGATACCGAGGCATCTGGAGGAAAAGGACCTGAAACCCATCTTCGAACAGTTTGGTCGGATCTTCGAGCTGACTGTCATCAAGGACAAGTACACCGGGCTGCACAAGG GATGTGCCTTCCTGACATACTGTGCCCGCGATTCAGCCCTGAAGGCCCAGAGCGCCCTGCACGAACAGAAGACGCTTCCAGGG aTGAACAGGCCGATCCAGGTCAAGCCAGCCGACAGCGAGAGCCGAGGAG AAGACCGGAAGCTCTTTGTGGGGATGCTAGGGAAGCAGCAGACAGATGAGGACGTCCGGAAGATGTTCGAGCCTTTCGGGACCATAGACGAGTGCACTGTGCTCCGGGGCCCAGACGGCACCAGCAAAG GCTGCGCCTTCGTGAAGTTCCAGACCCACGCCGAGGCCCAGGCAGCCATCAACACCCTTCACAGCAGCCGGACCCTGCCG GGTGCCTCGTCCAGCCTGGTGGTGAAGTTTGCTGACACGGAGAAGGAGCGAGGTCTCCGCCGAATGCAGCAGGTGGCCACCCAGCTGGGCATGTTCAGCCCCATCGCCCTCCAGTTCGGAGCCTACAGCGCCTACACCCAGGCC CTGATGCAGCAGCAGGCGGCCCTGGTAGCGGCTCACAGTGCCTACCTCAGCCCCATGGCCACCATGGCTGCCGTGCAGATGCAGCACATGGCCGCCATCAATGCCAATGGCCTCATCGCCACCCCCATCACCCCATCCTCAG GAACCAGCACCCCTCCTGCCATCGCTGCCACGCCCGTCTCTGCAATCCCTGCTGCCCTGGGCGTCAACGGCTACAGCCCGGTGCCCACCCAGCCCACTGGGCAGCCTGCCCCTGATGCTCTGTATCCCAACGGGGTTCACCCCTACCCAG CCCAGAGCCCCGCGGCCCCCGTGGACCCCCTGCAGCAGGCCTACGCGGGGATGCAGCACTATACAG CAGCCTACCCGGCAGCCTACAGCCTGGTGGCGCCCGCGTTCCCACAGCCTCCTGCCCTGGTGGCCCAGCAGCCTCCGCCTCccccccagcagcagcagcagcagcagcagcagcagcagcagcaacggGAAG GCCctgatggctgcaacatcttCATCTACCACCTGCCCCAGGAGTTCACCGACTCAGAGATCCTCCAGATGTTTGTCCCCTTTGGCCACGTCATCTCAGCCAAAGTCTTTGTTGACCGGGCCACCAATCAGAGCAAGTGTTTTG GCTTTGTGAGTTTCGACAATCCAGCCAGTGCCCAGGCTGCCATCCAGGCCATGAACGGTTTCCAGATTGGCATGAAGCGCCTCAAAGTCCAGCTAAAGCGGCCTAAGGATGCCAACCGGCCCTACTGA
- the CELF3 gene encoding CUGBP Elav-like family member 3 isoform X1, whose amino-acid sequence MKEPDAIKLFVGQIPRHLEEKDLKPIFEQFGRIFELTVIKDKYTGLHKGCAFLTYCARDSALKAQSALHEQKTLPGMNRPIQVKPADSESRGEPSVREDRKLFVGMLGKQQTDEDVRKMFEPFGTIDECTVLRGPDGTSKGCAFVKFQTHAEAQAAINTLHSSRTLPGASSSLVVKFADTEKERGLRRMQQVATQLGMFSPIALQFGAYSAYTQALMQQQAALVAAHSAYLSPMATMAAVQMQHMAAINANGLIATPITPSSGTSTPPAIAATPVSAIPAALGVNGYSPVPTQPTGQPAPDALYPNGVHPYPAQSPAAPVDPLQQAYAGMQHYTAAYPAAYSLVAPAFPQPPALVAQQPPPPPQQQQQQQQQQQQQREGPDGCNIFIYHLPQEFTDSEILQMFVPFGHVISAKVFVDRATNQSKCFGFVSFDNPASAQAAIQAMNGFQIGMKRLKVQLKRPKDANRPY is encoded by the exons ATGAAGGAACCGGATGCCATCAAGCTGTTTGTGGGGCAGATACCGAGGCATCTGGAGGAAAAGGACCTGAAACCCATCTTCGAACAGTTTGGTCGGATCTTCGAGCTGACTGTCATCAAGGACAAGTACACCGGGCTGCACAAGG GATGTGCCTTCCTGACATACTGTGCCCGCGATTCAGCCCTGAAGGCCCAGAGCGCCCTGCACGAACAGAAGACGCTTCCAGGG aTGAACAGGCCGATCCAGGTCAAGCCAGCCGACAGCGAGAGCCGAGGAG AGCCATCGGTTCGGG AAGACCGGAAGCTCTTTGTGGGGATGCTAGGGAAGCAGCAGACAGATGAGGACGTCCGGAAGATGTTCGAGCCTTTCGGGACCATAGACGAGTGCACTGTGCTCCGGGGCCCAGACGGCACCAGCAAAG GCTGCGCCTTCGTGAAGTTCCAGACCCACGCCGAGGCCCAGGCAGCCATCAACACCCTTCACAGCAGCCGGACCCTGCCG GGTGCCTCGTCCAGCCTGGTGGTGAAGTTTGCTGACACGGAGAAGGAGCGAGGTCTCCGCCGAATGCAGCAGGTGGCCACCCAGCTGGGCATGTTCAGCCCCATCGCCCTCCAGTTCGGAGCCTACAGCGCCTACACCCAGGCC CTGATGCAGCAGCAGGCGGCCCTGGTAGCGGCTCACAGTGCCTACCTCAGCCCCATGGCCACCATGGCTGCCGTGCAGATGCAGCACATGGCCGCCATCAATGCCAATGGCCTCATCGCCACCCCCATCACCCCATCCTCAG GAACCAGCACCCCTCCTGCCATCGCTGCCACGCCCGTCTCTGCAATCCCTGCTGCCCTGGGCGTCAACGGCTACAGCCCGGTGCCCACCCAGCCCACTGGGCAGCCTGCCCCTGATGCTCTGTATCCCAACGGGGTTCACCCCTACCCAG CCCAGAGCCCCGCGGCCCCCGTGGACCCCCTGCAGCAGGCCTACGCGGGGATGCAGCACTATACAG CAGCCTACCCGGCAGCCTACAGCCTGGTGGCGCCCGCGTTCCCACAGCCTCCTGCCCTGGTGGCCCAGCAGCCTCCGCCTCccccccagcagcagcagcagcagcagcagcagcagcagcagcaacggGAAG GCCctgatggctgcaacatcttCATCTACCACCTGCCCCAGGAGTTCACCGACTCAGAGATCCTCCAGATGTTTGTCCCCTTTGGCCACGTCATCTCAGCCAAAGTCTTTGTTGACCGGGCCACCAATCAGAGCAAGTGTTTTG GCTTTGTGAGTTTCGACAATCCAGCCAGTGCCCAGGCTGCCATCCAGGCCATGAACGGTTTCCAGATTGGCATGAAGCGCCTCAAAGTCCAGCTAAAGCGGCCTAAGGATGCCAACCGGCCCTACTGA
- the CELF3 gene encoding CUGBP Elav-like family member 3 isoform X2 — protein MKEPDAIKLFVGQIPRHLEEKDLKPIFEQFGRIFELTVIKDKYTGLHKGCAFLTYCARDSALKAQSALHEQKTLPGMNRPIQVKPADSESRGEPSVRDRKLFVGMLGKQQTDEDVRKMFEPFGTIDECTVLRGPDGTSKGCAFVKFQTHAEAQAAINTLHSSRTLPGASSSLVVKFADTEKERGLRRMQQVATQLGMFSPIALQFGAYSAYTQALMQQQAALVAAHSAYLSPMATMAAVQMQHMAAINANGLIATPITPSSGTSTPPAIAATPVSAIPAALGVNGYSPVPTQPTGQPAPDALYPNGVHPYPAQSPAAPVDPLQQAYAGMQHYTAAYPAAYSLVAPAFPQPPALVAQQPPPPPQQQQQQQQQQQQQREGPDGCNIFIYHLPQEFTDSEILQMFVPFGHVISAKVFVDRATNQSKCFGFVSFDNPASAQAAIQAMNGFQIGMKRLKVQLKRPKDANRPY, from the exons ATGAAGGAACCGGATGCCATCAAGCTGTTTGTGGGGCAGATACCGAGGCATCTGGAGGAAAAGGACCTGAAACCCATCTTCGAACAGTTTGGTCGGATCTTCGAGCTGACTGTCATCAAGGACAAGTACACCGGGCTGCACAAGG GATGTGCCTTCCTGACATACTGTGCCCGCGATTCAGCCCTGAAGGCCCAGAGCGCCCTGCACGAACAGAAGACGCTTCCAGGG aTGAACAGGCCGATCCAGGTCAAGCCAGCCGACAGCGAGAGCCGAGGAG AGCCATCGGTTCGGG ACCGGAAGCTCTTTGTGGGGATGCTAGGGAAGCAGCAGACAGATGAGGACGTCCGGAAGATGTTCGAGCCTTTCGGGACCATAGACGAGTGCACTGTGCTCCGGGGCCCAGACGGCACCAGCAAAG GCTGCGCCTTCGTGAAGTTCCAGACCCACGCCGAGGCCCAGGCAGCCATCAACACCCTTCACAGCAGCCGGACCCTGCCG GGTGCCTCGTCCAGCCTGGTGGTGAAGTTTGCTGACACGGAGAAGGAGCGAGGTCTCCGCCGAATGCAGCAGGTGGCCACCCAGCTGGGCATGTTCAGCCCCATCGCCCTCCAGTTCGGAGCCTACAGCGCCTACACCCAGGCC CTGATGCAGCAGCAGGCGGCCCTGGTAGCGGCTCACAGTGCCTACCTCAGCCCCATGGCCACCATGGCTGCCGTGCAGATGCAGCACATGGCCGCCATCAATGCCAATGGCCTCATCGCCACCCCCATCACCCCATCCTCAG GAACCAGCACCCCTCCTGCCATCGCTGCCACGCCCGTCTCTGCAATCCCTGCTGCCCTGGGCGTCAACGGCTACAGCCCGGTGCCCACCCAGCCCACTGGGCAGCCTGCCCCTGATGCTCTGTATCCCAACGGGGTTCACCCCTACCCAG CCCAGAGCCCCGCGGCCCCCGTGGACCCCCTGCAGCAGGCCTACGCGGGGATGCAGCACTATACAG CAGCCTACCCGGCAGCCTACAGCCTGGTGGCGCCCGCGTTCCCACAGCCTCCTGCCCTGGTGGCCCAGCAGCCTCCGCCTCccccccagcagcagcagcagcagcagcagcagcagcagcagcaacggGAAG GCCctgatggctgcaacatcttCATCTACCACCTGCCCCAGGAGTTCACCGACTCAGAGATCCTCCAGATGTTTGTCCCCTTTGGCCACGTCATCTCAGCCAAAGTCTTTGTTGACCGGGCCACCAATCAGAGCAAGTGTTTTG GCTTTGTGAGTTTCGACAATCCAGCCAGTGCCCAGGCTGCCATCCAGGCCATGAACGGTTTCCAGATTGGCATGAAGCGCCTCAAAGTCCAGCTAAAGCGGCCTAAGGATGCCAACCGGCCCTACTGA
- the CELF3 gene encoding CUGBP Elav-like family member 3 isoform X5: protein MKEPDAIKLFVGQIPRHLEEKDLKPIFEQFGRIFELTVIKDKYTGLHKGCAFLTYCARDSALKAQSALHEQKTLPGMNRPIQVKPADSESRGDRKLFVGMLGKQQTDEDVRKMFEPFGTIDECTVLRGPDGTSKGCAFVKFQTHAEAQAAINTLHSSRTLPGASSSLVVKFADTEKERGLRRMQQVATQLGMFSPIALQFGAYSAYTQALMQQQAALVAAHSAYLSPMATMAAVQMQHMAAINANGLIATPITPSSGTSTPPAIAATPVSAIPAALGVNGYSPVPTQPTGQPAPDALYPNGVHPYPAQSPAAPVDPLQQAYAGMQHYTAAYPAAYSLVAPAFPQPPALVAQQPPPPPQQQQQQQQQQQQQREGPDGCNIFIYHLPQEFTDSEILQMFVPFGHVISAKVFVDRATNQSKCFGFVSFDNPASAQAAIQAMNGFQIGMKRLKVQLKRPKDANRPY, encoded by the exons ATGAAGGAACCGGATGCCATCAAGCTGTTTGTGGGGCAGATACCGAGGCATCTGGAGGAAAAGGACCTGAAACCCATCTTCGAACAGTTTGGTCGGATCTTCGAGCTGACTGTCATCAAGGACAAGTACACCGGGCTGCACAAGG GATGTGCCTTCCTGACATACTGTGCCCGCGATTCAGCCCTGAAGGCCCAGAGCGCCCTGCACGAACAGAAGACGCTTCCAGGG aTGAACAGGCCGATCCAGGTCAAGCCAGCCGACAGCGAGAGCCGAGGAG ACCGGAAGCTCTTTGTGGGGATGCTAGGGAAGCAGCAGACAGATGAGGACGTCCGGAAGATGTTCGAGCCTTTCGGGACCATAGACGAGTGCACTGTGCTCCGGGGCCCAGACGGCACCAGCAAAG GCTGCGCCTTCGTGAAGTTCCAGACCCACGCCGAGGCCCAGGCAGCCATCAACACCCTTCACAGCAGCCGGACCCTGCCG GGTGCCTCGTCCAGCCTGGTGGTGAAGTTTGCTGACACGGAGAAGGAGCGAGGTCTCCGCCGAATGCAGCAGGTGGCCACCCAGCTGGGCATGTTCAGCCCCATCGCCCTCCAGTTCGGAGCCTACAGCGCCTACACCCAGGCC CTGATGCAGCAGCAGGCGGCCCTGGTAGCGGCTCACAGTGCCTACCTCAGCCCCATGGCCACCATGGCTGCCGTGCAGATGCAGCACATGGCCGCCATCAATGCCAATGGCCTCATCGCCACCCCCATCACCCCATCCTCAG GAACCAGCACCCCTCCTGCCATCGCTGCCACGCCCGTCTCTGCAATCCCTGCTGCCCTGGGCGTCAACGGCTACAGCCCGGTGCCCACCCAGCCCACTGGGCAGCCTGCCCCTGATGCTCTGTATCCCAACGGGGTTCACCCCTACCCAG CCCAGAGCCCCGCGGCCCCCGTGGACCCCCTGCAGCAGGCCTACGCGGGGATGCAGCACTATACAG CAGCCTACCCGGCAGCCTACAGCCTGGTGGCGCCCGCGTTCCCACAGCCTCCTGCCCTGGTGGCCCAGCAGCCTCCGCCTCccccccagcagcagcagcagcagcagcagcagcagcagcagcaacggGAAG GCCctgatggctgcaacatcttCATCTACCACCTGCCCCAGGAGTTCACCGACTCAGAGATCCTCCAGATGTTTGTCCCCTTTGGCCACGTCATCTCAGCCAAAGTCTTTGTTGACCGGGCCACCAATCAGAGCAAGTGTTTTG GCTTTGTGAGTTTCGACAATCCAGCCAGTGCCCAGGCTGCCATCCAGGCCATGAACGGTTTCCAGATTGGCATGAAGCGCCTCAAAGTCCAGCTAAAGCGGCCTAAGGATGCCAACCGGCCCTACTGA
- the CELF3 gene encoding CUGBP Elav-like family member 3 isoform X6: MKEPDAIKLFVGQIPRHLEEKDLKPIFEQFGRIFELTVIKDKYTGLHKGCAFLTYCARDSALKAQSALHEQKTLPGMNRPIQVKPADSESRGEDRKLFVGMLGKQQTDEDVRKMFEPFGTIDECTVLRGPDGTSKGCAFVKFQTHAEAQAAINTLHSSRTLPGASSSLVVKFADTEKERGLRRMQQVATQLGMFSPIALQFGAYSAYTQALMQQQAALVAAHSAYLSPMATMAAVQMQHMAAINANGLIATPITPSSGTSTPPAIAATPVSAIPAALGVNGYSPVPTQPTGQPAPDALYPNGVHPYPAQSPAAPVDPLQQAYAGMQHYTAYPAAYSLVAPAFPQPPALVAQQPPPPPQQQQQQQQQQQQQREGPDGCNIFIYHLPQEFTDSEILQMFVPFGHVISAKVFVDRATNQSKCFGFVSFDNPASAQAAIQAMNGFQIGMKRLKVQLKRPKDANRPY; this comes from the exons ATGAAGGAACCGGATGCCATCAAGCTGTTTGTGGGGCAGATACCGAGGCATCTGGAGGAAAAGGACCTGAAACCCATCTTCGAACAGTTTGGTCGGATCTTCGAGCTGACTGTCATCAAGGACAAGTACACCGGGCTGCACAAGG GATGTGCCTTCCTGACATACTGTGCCCGCGATTCAGCCCTGAAGGCCCAGAGCGCCCTGCACGAACAGAAGACGCTTCCAGGG aTGAACAGGCCGATCCAGGTCAAGCCAGCCGACAGCGAGAGCCGAGGAG AAGACCGGAAGCTCTTTGTGGGGATGCTAGGGAAGCAGCAGACAGATGAGGACGTCCGGAAGATGTTCGAGCCTTTCGGGACCATAGACGAGTGCACTGTGCTCCGGGGCCCAGACGGCACCAGCAAAG GCTGCGCCTTCGTGAAGTTCCAGACCCACGCCGAGGCCCAGGCAGCCATCAACACCCTTCACAGCAGCCGGACCCTGCCG GGTGCCTCGTCCAGCCTGGTGGTGAAGTTTGCTGACACGGAGAAGGAGCGAGGTCTCCGCCGAATGCAGCAGGTGGCCACCCAGCTGGGCATGTTCAGCCCCATCGCCCTCCAGTTCGGAGCCTACAGCGCCTACACCCAGGCC CTGATGCAGCAGCAGGCGGCCCTGGTAGCGGCTCACAGTGCCTACCTCAGCCCCATGGCCACCATGGCTGCCGTGCAGATGCAGCACATGGCCGCCATCAATGCCAATGGCCTCATCGCCACCCCCATCACCCCATCCTCAG GAACCAGCACCCCTCCTGCCATCGCTGCCACGCCCGTCTCTGCAATCCCTGCTGCCCTGGGCGTCAACGGCTACAGCCCGGTGCCCACCCAGCCCACTGGGCAGCCTGCCCCTGATGCTCTGTATCCCAACGGGGTTCACCCCTACCCAG CCCAGAGCCCCGCGGCCCCCGTGGACCCCCTGCAGCAGGCCTACGCGGGGATGCAGCACTATACAG CCTACCCGGCAGCCTACAGCCTGGTGGCGCCCGCGTTCCCACAGCCTCCTGCCCTGGTGGCCCAGCAGCCTCCGCCTCccccccagcagcagcagcagcagcagcagcagcagcagcagcaacggGAAG GCCctgatggctgcaacatcttCATCTACCACCTGCCCCAGGAGTTCACCGACTCAGAGATCCTCCAGATGTTTGTCCCCTTTGGCCACGTCATCTCAGCCAAAGTCTTTGTTGACCGGGCCACCAATCAGAGCAAGTGTTTTG GCTTTGTGAGTTTCGACAATCCAGCCAGTGCCCAGGCTGCCATCCAGGCCATGAACGGTTTCCAGATTGGCATGAAGCGCCTCAAAGTCCAGCTAAAGCGGCCTAAGGATGCCAACCGGCCCTACTGA
- the CELF3 gene encoding CUGBP Elav-like family member 3 isoform X9 — protein MNRPIQVKPADSESRGDRKLFVGMLGKQQTDEDVRKMFEPFGTIDECTVLRGPDGTSKGCAFVKFQTHAEAQAAINTLHSSRTLPGASSSLVVKFADTEKERGLRRMQQVATQLGMFSPIALQFGAYSAYTQALMQQQAALVAAHSAYLSPMATMAAVQMQHMAAINANGLIATPITPSSGTSTPPAIAATPVSAIPAALGVNGYSPVPTQPTGQPAPDALYPNGVHPYPAQSPAAPVDPLQQAYAGMQHYTAAYPAAYSLVAPAFPQPPALVAQQPPPPPQQQQQQQQQQQQQREGPDGCNIFIYHLPQEFTDSEILQMFVPFGHVISAKVFVDRATNQSKCFGFVSFDNPASAQAAIQAMNGFQIGMKRLKVQLKRPKDANRPY, from the exons aTGAACAGGCCGATCCAGGTCAAGCCAGCCGACAGCGAGAGCCGAGGAG ACCGGAAGCTCTTTGTGGGGATGCTAGGGAAGCAGCAGACAGATGAGGACGTCCGGAAGATGTTCGAGCCTTTCGGGACCATAGACGAGTGCACTGTGCTCCGGGGCCCAGACGGCACCAGCAAAG GCTGCGCCTTCGTGAAGTTCCAGACCCACGCCGAGGCCCAGGCAGCCATCAACACCCTTCACAGCAGCCGGACCCTGCCG GGTGCCTCGTCCAGCCTGGTGGTGAAGTTTGCTGACACGGAGAAGGAGCGAGGTCTCCGCCGAATGCAGCAGGTGGCCACCCAGCTGGGCATGTTCAGCCCCATCGCCCTCCAGTTCGGAGCCTACAGCGCCTACACCCAGGCC CTGATGCAGCAGCAGGCGGCCCTGGTAGCGGCTCACAGTGCCTACCTCAGCCCCATGGCCACCATGGCTGCCGTGCAGATGCAGCACATGGCCGCCATCAATGCCAATGGCCTCATCGCCACCCCCATCACCCCATCCTCAG GAACCAGCACCCCTCCTGCCATCGCTGCCACGCCCGTCTCTGCAATCCCTGCTGCCCTGGGCGTCAACGGCTACAGCCCGGTGCCCACCCAGCCCACTGGGCAGCCTGCCCCTGATGCTCTGTATCCCAACGGGGTTCACCCCTACCCAG CCCAGAGCCCCGCGGCCCCCGTGGACCCCCTGCAGCAGGCCTACGCGGGGATGCAGCACTATACAG CAGCCTACCCGGCAGCCTACAGCCTGGTGGCGCCCGCGTTCCCACAGCCTCCTGCCCTGGTGGCCCAGCAGCCTCCGCCTCccccccagcagcagcagcagcagcagcagcagcagcagcagcaacggGAAG GCCctgatggctgcaacatcttCATCTACCACCTGCCCCAGGAGTTCACCGACTCAGAGATCCTCCAGATGTTTGTCCCCTTTGGCCACGTCATCTCAGCCAAAGTCTTTGTTGACCGGGCCACCAATCAGAGCAAGTGTTTTG GCTTTGTGAGTTTCGACAATCCAGCCAGTGCCCAGGCTGCCATCCAGGCCATGAACGGTTTCCAGATTGGCATGAAGCGCCTCAAAGTCCAGCTAAAGCGGCCTAAGGATGCCAACCGGCCCTACTGA